A portion of the bacterium genome contains these proteins:
- a CDS encoding Coenzyme F420 hydrogenase/dehydrogenase, beta subunit C-terminal domain: MSSDFCPLIGPYQAVYLGRSKNKKILQISTSGGVVTTLLIYLLQTKKITGAIVTTTNKNKPWLPKPIIAFSKKQILAATQSKYIYSPILKLLPEIKKREGKFAFVGSPCHLKALANIEQINPSLKNKIVIKIGLFCHHALKPTALDFIFSRYKIDKKQITQIKYRAGQWPGKLTIWLENKKKITIPTTETWGGLWGAYFFTPKLCLICEDALSSNADISVGDAWLPEVREKKSLIIVRTKKGKQIIHQTATQYLEIKKVKAEKVLQSAATMIFAKNKKAEATKKILNKKYTPKKPVGLIDYLLAKFSLINATTFSQKKFWSLAILLKLIAKFFLLIYFRIYRYPGKKS; this comes from the coding sequence ATGTCATCTGATTTCTGTCCACTAATAGGACCCTATCAGGCAGTATACTTAGGTAGATCAAAAAATAAAAAAATACTTCAAATATCCACCTCGGGAGGAGTGGTTACCACTCTATTAATATATCTTTTACAAACAAAAAAAATAACCGGAGCAATAGTCACTACAACCAATAAAAATAAACCCTGGCTACCAAAACCAATAATAGCTTTTTCCAAAAAACAAATTCTTGCAGCCACTCAATCTAAATATATTTACTCTCCAATTCTAAAACTTTTACCAGAAATAAAAAAGAGAGAAGGAAAATTTGCCTTTGTTGGTTCCCCTTGCCACCTAAAAGCCTTGGCAAATATAGAACAAATAAATCCTTCCTTAAAAAACAAAATTGTTATCAAAATAGGACTTTTTTGTCACCATGCCCTTAAACCTACAGCTCTAGATTTTATTTTCTCTCGTTATAAAATAGATAAAAAACAAATTACCCAGATAAAATACCGAGCAGGTCAATGGCCGGGAAAATTAACTATCTGGCTTGAAAATAAGAAAAAGATAACTATTCCCACCACGGAAACTTGGGGTGGATTATGGGGAGCCTATTTCTTCACTCCTAAACTTTGCTTAATATGCGAAGATGCCTTATCATCCAATGCTGATATCTCTGTCGGTGATGCCTGGCTTCCAGAAGTTCGAGAAAAAAAGAGTTTGATTATTGTCAGAACGAAAAAAGGCAAACAAATCATCCACCAAACCGCCACACAATATTTAGAAATAAAAAAAGTAAAAGCAGAAAAAGTACTCCAATCAGCTGCCACGATGATTTTTGCTAAAAACAAAAAAGCTGAAGCAACAAAAAAGATATTGAATAAAAAATACACACCCAAAAAACCTGTAGGCTTAATTGATTATCTACTTGCTAAATTCTCCCTAATCAACGCCACAACTTTCTCTCAAAAAAAATTCTGGTCGTTAGCAATACTTTTAAAACTAATAGCCAAATTTTTTCTCTTGATATATTTCAGGATTTACCGCTATCCCGGTAAAAAGAGTTAA